In Williamwhitmania sp., the following are encoded in one genomic region:
- a CDS encoding ATP-binding protein has protein sequence MERTKSHDSHYASSLLEASLGPLITISIEGKVTDMNQAKVNITGVAREKIIGANFVDYFTEPQKASAICKKVFAKGSVTDSPLTFRHISGKLTDVLFNGSVYKDDNGKIIGAVLVARDISEQKWAIELRVANKELAFQNNEKEKRAQELSVANKELAFQNDEKEKRAAELIIANKELAFQNDEKEKRAAELIIANKELAFQNNEKGKRADELIIANKELAFQNDEKEKRAAELIIANKELAFQNDEKEKRAQELTIANKELAFQNDEKEKRAAELIIANKELAFQNDEKEKRAQELTIANKELAFQNDEKEKRAAELSVANKELAFQNEEKEKRAAELRIANYARSLIEASLDPLVTISTIGKITDMNQALANITGMSRDELTGTNFFDYFTETQKAREVYQEVFAKGYVADSPLTLRNKDGKLTDVLFNGSVYKDHQGNVLGVVIVARDVTDQKRIATELIEAKVFAELATELAEEAKRKAENATQIAEDAVKAKQQFLSNMSHEIRTPMNAIIGFTKVVLKTDLTAKQKEYLKAIKLSGDALIVLINDILDLAKVNAGKMTFEQIPFKLASSISAMVHLFETKFQEKNLELITIYDQKIPGVLVGDPVRLHQIIINLVSNAVKFTSKGKITVKVSLIGEDDEKATIEFAIIDTGIGIPANKIADIFENFQQASSDTSRLYGGTGLGLAIVKQLVEPQGGTINVVSTIGKGSTFSFTLPFLKTNSPAELESENEVLDTEIKNIKVLVVEDIALNQLLMKTLLDDFGFDRDIAENGEIAIEKLQNKSYDVILMDLQMPVMNGFEATEYIRNKMHSKIPIIALTADVTTVDLAKCKAVGMNDYIAKPVDERLLYSKIVGLVKKTTPITQRKPVGQEKAISKKIKCTNLEYLTQRTKSNPKLMMEMISLYLEQTPTLVKVMKLALQDQDWKSLHAAAHKMIPSFSIMGMSVDFENMARQIQEDSMAQESTDRIQDFVIKLEEVSAQACNELEEEFNRIKNSIS, from the coding sequence ATGGAAAGAACGAAGTCGCATGATTCTCACTATGCTAGCAGCCTATTAGAAGCTAGCTTGGGCCCGTTAATTACCATTAGCATCGAGGGTAAGGTCACTGATATGAATCAGGCCAAAGTGAATATTACAGGTGTAGCACGCGAAAAAATTATAGGTGCCAACTTCGTTGATTACTTCACTGAACCCCAAAAAGCAAGTGCTATTTGCAAGAAAGTATTTGCAAAAGGATCGGTTACTGACTCACCACTGACGTTTCGCCATATTAGCGGAAAACTAACCGATGTACTATTCAACGGATCGGTCTACAAAGACGATAACGGTAAAATCATTGGTGCGGTTTTGGTCGCCAGAGACATTTCCGAGCAGAAATGGGCAATAGAACTAAGAGTTGCCAATAAGGAGCTAGCCTTTCAAAATAATGAAAAAGAAAAAAGGGCACAGGAGTTAAGTGTTGCAAATAAAGAGCTGGCATTTCAGAACGACGAGAAGGAAAAACGTGCGGCAGAGTTAATCATTGCCAACAAGGAACTGGCATTTCAAAACGATGAAAAAGAAAAACGGGCCGCCGAACTAATCATCGCCAACAAGGAGTTGGCATTTCAAAATAATGAAAAGGGGAAACGGGCCGATGAGCTAATTATTGCCAACAAGGAGCTGGCATTTCAAAACGACGAGAAGGAAAAAAGGGCCGCCGAACTAATCATCGCCAACAAGGAGCTCGCCTTTCAGAACGATGAGAAGGAAAAACGCGCACAGGAGTTAACCATAGCCAACAAAGAGTTGGCCTTTCAGAACGATGAGAAGGAAAAACGTGCGGCAGAGTTAATCATCGCCAACAAGGAGCTCGCCTTTCAAAACGATGAGAAGGAAAAACGCGCACAGGAGTTAACCATAGCCAATAAGGAGCTCGCCTTTCAGAACGATGAGAAGGAAAAACGAGCGGCAGAACTAAGCGTTGCCAACAAGGAGCTGGCTTTTCAAAACGAAGAAAAAGAAAAACGAGCTGCAGAGCTAAGAATTGCAAACTATGCTAGAAGCCTCATTGAGGCAAGTCTTGACCCATTAGTTACCATAAGTACAATCGGTAAAATCACCGATATGAATCAGGCATTAGCCAACATAACCGGGATGAGCCGTGATGAGCTTACCGGCACCAACTTTTTCGATTATTTCACCGAAACGCAAAAGGCGCGTGAGGTTTATCAAGAGGTGTTTGCCAAGGGGTATGTTGCCGATTCACCCCTTACCCTTCGCAATAAGGACGGCAAACTCACCGATGTGCTTTTCAATGGATCGGTGTATAAAGACCATCAAGGAAATGTACTCGGCGTTGTTATTGTTGCTAGGGATGTTACAGACCAAAAGCGAATTGCTACTGAGTTGATTGAGGCAAAAGTTTTTGCGGAGCTAGCCACTGAACTTGCTGAAGAAGCAAAAAGAAAAGCCGAAAATGCCACACAAATAGCAGAGGATGCAGTGAAGGCCAAACAGCAATTTCTGTCGAACATGAGCCATGAAATTCGCACCCCCATGAATGCGATTATTGGTTTTACAAAAGTGGTGCTAAAAACGGACTTAACCGCAAAACAAAAAGAGTATTTAAAAGCCATAAAATTGAGTGGCGATGCATTAATTGTGCTCATCAACGATATTCTCGATTTGGCAAAGGTAAATGCGGGTAAAATGACTTTTGAGCAAATTCCTTTCAAGCTGGCTTCATCCATCTCAGCCATGGTTCATCTGTTTGAAACGAAATTTCAGGAGAAGAACCTAGAGCTTATCACCATATACGACCAAAAAATTCCTGGCGTGTTGGTTGGTGACCCGGTACGGTTGCACCAAATCATCATAAACTTGGTGAGCAATGCCGTTAAGTTTACATCTAAAGGCAAAATCACGGTAAAGGTAAGCTTGATTGGAGAAGATGATGAGAAAGCAACCATTGAATTTGCAATTATAGATACAGGAATTGGTATACCGGCAAATAAGATAGCCGATATTTTTGAGAACTTTCAGCAGGCTTCCAGCGACACCTCTAGACTGTATGGGGGAACAGGCTTAGGACTTGCCATTGTTAAACAACTAGTAGAACCACAGGGCGGAACCATAAACGTTGTAAGCACCATTGGTAAGGGTTCTACCTTTAGCTTTACATTACCCTTCCTGAAAACTAACTCCCCCGCCGAATTAGAATCAGAAAATGAAGTGCTGGACACCGAAATTAAAAACATAAAAGTATTGGTGGTTGAAGACATTGCACTCAACCAACTACTGATGAAAACGCTGCTGGATGATTTCGGATTCGATAGGGATATTGCCGAAAACGGGGAAATTGCCATCGAAAAGCTGCAAAACAAATCATACGATGTTATCCTAATGGACTTGCAAATGCCCGTTATGAATGGATTCGAAGCCACTGAATATATTCGCAATAAGATGCATTCAAAAATCCCAATCATTGCTTTAACCGCCGATGTAACCACCGTGGATTTAGCAAAATGCAAAGCGGTCGGCATGAACGATTACATCGCAAAGCCTGTTGACGAAAGATTATTGTATAGCAAGATAGTTGGGTTAGTTAAAAAAACTACCCCTATAACACAGAGAAAACCAGTGGGACAAGAAAAAGCGATAAGCAAAAAGATAAAATGCACTAACCTAGAATATCTTACCCAGCGGACTAAATCGAATCCTAAGCTGATGATGGAAATGATTTCACTCTATTTGGAGCAAACCCCAACGTTAGTTAAGGTAATGAAGCTTGCCTTGCAGGATCAAGATTGGAAATCGTTACACGCTGCCGCACACAAGATGATTCCGTCATTTTCAATCATGGGTATGAGTGTCGATTTCGAAAATATGGCACGACAAATTCAGGAGGATTCTATGGCACAGGAAAGCACAGACAGAATACAGGACTTTGTTATAAAGCTTGAAGAGGTAAGTGCGCAGGCTTGCAATGAGCTAGAGGAAGAGTTTAATCGGATTAAAAACTCAATCTCATGA
- a CDS encoding response regulator, which translates to MKNENKIHLFLVDDDAMFLKLLEIEFLQHADFAIETFPTGELCMANLSHNPDVIILDYFLDGIDKTAMNGLATLDKIKTFNPDIPIVMLSSQDKIDVAINCMHHRAFDYVVKSETAFVRLQKIITTIFRYKKMEKELSWYMDRM; encoded by the coding sequence ATGAAAAACGAAAATAAAATACACCTATTCCTTGTAGACGATGATGCTATGTTCTTAAAATTACTGGAAATTGAGTTCCTCCAGCATGCCGATTTTGCTATAGAAACATTCCCAACCGGAGAGCTTTGCATGGCGAACTTATCGCACAATCCCGATGTAATCATTCTGGATTATTTTCTCGACGGTATTGATAAAACTGCCATGAACGGATTAGCCACATTGGATAAGATAAAAACATTCAACCCCGATATTCCCATAGTCATGCTATCGTCCCAAGATAAAATTGATGTGGCCATTAACTGTATGCACCACAGAGCATTTGATTATGTAGTAAAAAGCGAAACCGCCTTCGTGCGCTTACAAAAAATTATTACTACCATCTTCCGCTACAAAAAAATGGAGAAGGAGTTGAGTTGGTATATGGACCGAATGTAA
- a CDS encoding ice-binding family protein produces MKAITLLTTISIASVVLFTGCEKDSTDSINPIVIPVQTIVQNTVSLAGASNFAALSGSAITNTGATIITGDLGLSPGSSIGGFPPGILNGTLHINDAAASQAKLDLTAAYNDAAGRTSTDIVTLSGNIGGLTLTPGLYMSTSSLAISSGDLTFDALGDANAVFIIQIASSLTTTSGRKVFLSGGASAANIFWQVGSSATFGTTSVFKGTIIAMQSITFNTGATLDGRALARTGGISMEGNTIVKQ; encoded by the coding sequence ATGAAAGCAATAACGCTGTTAACAACCATTTCAATAGCCTCGGTTGTACTATTTACAGGATGCGAAAAAGATAGTACCGATTCAATAAATCCAATTGTAATTCCTGTTCAAACCATAGTTCAGAATACCGTATCACTTGCTGGTGCATCTAACTTCGCAGCTCTTTCAGGTTCAGCCATTACAAACACCGGAGCCACCATCATCACTGGTGATCTCGGTCTAAGTCCAGGTTCTTCGATAGGCGGTTTTCCTCCAGGAATTCTAAATGGAACATTGCACATCAATGATGCTGCAGCAAGCCAAGCAAAACTTGATTTAACAGCTGCCTATAATGATGCTGCCGGAAGAACTTCTACAGACATAGTAACGCTATCGGGCAACATAGGAGGACTCACGCTAACGCCTGGGCTATATATGTCAACTTCCTCACTAGCTATTTCATCGGGCGACCTCACATTTGATGCCCTAGGAGATGCAAACGCTGTCTTCATTATTCAAATTGCATCGAGCCTCACGACCACATCGGGTCGCAAAGTTTTCCTAAGCGGAGGCGCATCGGCAGCCAACATATTTTGGCAGGTGGGAAGCTCTGCAACATTTGGAACTACCTCAGTATTTAAAGGAACCATTATAGCAATGCAATCTATTACGTTCAACACGGGTGCAACGCTCGATGGAAGAGCCCTTGCAAGAACTGGTGGAATCTCAATGGAAGGTAATACTATAGTAAAGCAGTAA
- a CDS encoding ice-binding family protein gives MKRNIVLSISALALVGLMSSCEKTINSNSPAEMASAEMSTVMPQQNVSADGLLSQQSALPTVNLGVAGDFAILSKTGITDVYKSAITGDIGSSPITGAAILVRCSEVVGTIYSVDAAGPLPSSVTNSTRLTTAVGDMQTAYTDAAGRVNPSFLNLGAGNIGGKTLTPGLYKWTSALIIPTDVTISGGPNDIFIFQVAGTLNMSSAVRITLIGGAQAKNIFWVASGAVTLGTTSHFEGNILGQTGINMQTGASINGRMLAQTAVTLQMNTVNKPE, from the coding sequence ATGAAACGAAACATTGTATTATCAATCTCAGCACTGGCTTTAGTTGGGTTAATGTCCAGCTGCGAAAAAACCATAAACTCCAACTCGCCTGCAGAGATGGCTTCGGCAGAAATGTCAACAGTAATGCCACAGCAAAATGTATCAGCCGATGGATTACTGTCACAGCAGAGTGCATTACCAACCGTAAACCTAGGCGTTGCCGGTGATTTTGCAATTCTCTCAAAGACAGGAATTACGGATGTTTATAAATCGGCCATTACAGGCGATATTGGATCAAGCCCAATAACCGGTGCAGCCATTCTTGTAAGATGTAGCGAAGTAGTGGGAACAATATACAGCGTTGATGCTGCGGGTCCACTGCCAAGTAGCGTTACTAATTCCACTAGGTTAACAACAGCTGTGGGTGATATGCAAACCGCCTACACTGACGCTGCCGGACGTGTTAACCCAAGCTTCTTGAATTTAGGTGCCGGAAACATTGGAGGCAAAACCTTAACACCAGGCCTCTATAAGTGGACCAGTGCTTTAATCATCCCTACAGATGTTACCATCTCTGGTGGCCCTAACGATATCTTTATCTTCCAAGTTGCCGGAACGCTCAACATGAGCTCAGCCGTAAGAATTACCCTAATTGGTGGTGCGCAGGCAAAGAATATTTTCTGGGTTGCTTCAGGTGCAGTAACCTTAGGTACTACCAGCCATTTCGAAGGTAACATACTTGGTCAAACAGGTATCAACATGCAAACCGGTGCTTCAATAAACGGACGTATGTTGGCACAAACAGCAGTAACCCTTCAAATGAATACTGTTAATAAACCTGAATAA
- a CDS encoding ice-binding family protein, with amino-acid sequence MNLKKILPAIAMLIAVITFGCKKDDNNISVNPEVISSAPADNTADIALNSKVSATFSVEMNPSSMTASNFTLQQGTSIVSGTVEYVNKTATFTPSANLVANVIYTATIKSGVADLSGNTLTSDYVWNFTTSGVVDITNPTVTLTAPLNNATGVASNKVIAITFSENMDPSTINASTFTLMQGSTAVSGTASYSGKVATFTPSSLMTAGAVYTANISVGAKDLAGNALATNTAVEFTISSSTANMAVVDLGAAGNYVILAKTAINNISTSAVTGDIALSPAATSYITGFSLTNATGYATSAQITGKIYAADMADPTPINLTTAVENMITAYNDAAGRPSPNFSELGTGNIGGKTLTAGLYKWTSTVTVPSDVTISGSADDVWIFQIAGDLELSPTVMITLEGGAQAKNIFWQVAGQVTCGTTSHFEGVILSQTGINFQTGATMNGRALAQTAVVLDGNTVTEP; translated from the coding sequence ATGAATCTAAAAAAAATATTACCAGCAATAGCAATGCTAATCGCTGTTATAACCTTCGGTTGTAAAAAGGATGATAACAATATCAGCGTCAACCCAGAAGTTATATCATCAGCTCCAGCTGACAACACTGCAGATATTGCATTAAACAGTAAAGTCTCTGCAACTTTCAGTGTGGAAATGAATCCCTCTTCAATGACGGCTTCAAATTTCACATTACAACAAGGAACATCAATAGTTTCAGGAACGGTGGAATACGTAAATAAAACAGCCACTTTCACCCCCTCAGCAAACCTGGTTGCAAACGTTATTTATACTGCAACCATCAAATCAGGGGTTGCAGATCTATCAGGTAATACACTAACAAGTGACTATGTATGGAATTTTACTACAAGTGGCGTTGTGGACATCACAAATCCCACCGTTACATTGACCGCTCCGCTAAATAATGCCACTGGTGTTGCAAGCAACAAGGTCATTGCTATTACCTTTAGTGAAAACATGGATCCATCAACTATCAATGCGTCCACCTTCACCCTAATGCAAGGATCTACAGCTGTTTCGGGCACAGCAAGCTATTCAGGAAAAGTAGCAACATTTACTCCATCGAGCTTGATGACGGCAGGAGCAGTATATACAGCTAACATTTCAGTAGGAGCAAAAGACCTTGCCGGTAATGCACTTGCCACGAACACGGCAGTTGAGTTCACAATATCAAGCAGCACTGCAAATATGGCAGTGGTAGATCTTGGAGCTGCAGGCAACTATGTAATTCTTGCAAAAACGGCAATCAACAACATTTCTACATCAGCGGTTACTGGTGATATTGCTCTAAGCCCAGCTGCAACATCGTATATTACAGGATTTTCGTTGACTAATGCAACTGGCTATGCAACCTCTGCCCAGATAACCGGAAAGATATATGCAGCCGACATGGCAGATCCAACTCCAATCAACCTTACCACTGCCGTTGAAAATATGATCACAGCATACAACGATGCAGCCGGACGCCCATCACCTAATTTTTCAGAACTTGGTACTGGCAACATTGGTGGAAAAACCCTTACCGCAGGTCTATACAAATGGACTAGCACCGTTACCGTGCCTTCAGACGTTACCATTTCGGGTAGTGCGGATGATGTTTGGATCTTTCAAATTGCAGGTGACCTCGAATTGAGTCCTACAGTTATGATTACCTTAGAAGGTGGCGCACAAGCCAAGAACATCTTTTGGCAAGTAGCAGGTCAGGTTACCTGTGGAACAACCTCACATTTTGAGGGAGTTATTCTGTCACAGACAGGTATCAACTTCCAAACAGGAGCAACCATGAATGGTCGGGCGCTAGCTCAAACCGCTGTCGTTCTAGATGGAAATACAGTTACAGAACCTTAA
- a CDS encoding IS4 family transposase, translating to MNSGKYVFAQLLQFIPRYEFEKYVSTYSGDFRTRDLNCWNQFIQLFFGQLTSRNSLRDICTCLKAHRNKLYHLGIKQYVNQSTLSRANERRDFRVFEDFGNYLIQQVRPIYASEPIPDVDIENEVFALDSTTISLSLKLFSWAPGKYSRGAIKIHTLLDLRGSIPSYILITDGKYHDSNVLDILAPIPNAIYIMDKAYIDFKALYHLHELGAFFISRAKTTMDYSVVESNLNIDESSGLRSDKIIELNGYKSKQLYSAPLRLVEFFDSENDVILTFLTNNLDASALEVANLYRNRWQIEVFFKWIKQNLTIKTLWGHSENAVNIHVWVAICTYLLVAKVKHALKSNLTIYEILQILSISVFDKTPMRELLTEYQTNQNIKEQRNLFSD from the coding sequence ATGAATTCTGGTAAATATGTTTTTGCTCAACTGCTACAGTTTATTCCACGGTATGAATTTGAAAAATATGTGTCTACATATAGTGGGGACTTCAGAACCAGAGACCTAAATTGTTGGAATCAGTTCATACAACTCTTTTTTGGTCAGCTAACATCAAGGAATTCCCTTAGAGATATATGCACGTGTCTAAAAGCCCACAGGAACAAGCTGTATCATCTTGGCATTAAGCAATATGTAAACCAATCTACATTGTCACGGGCAAATGAACGTAGGGATTTTCGCGTTTTCGAAGACTTTGGCAATTACCTTATTCAACAGGTAAGACCAATATATGCCAGTGAACCAATTCCTGATGTTGATATTGAGAATGAAGTCTTTGCGCTGGATTCAACAACGATATCGTTGAGTCTTAAGCTATTTAGCTGGGCTCCTGGCAAGTATTCCAGAGGTGCTATAAAAATCCACACATTACTTGATTTAAGAGGAAGTATCCCTTCTTATATCTTGATTACAGATGGCAAATATCATGATAGCAATGTTCTTGATATACTTGCCCCAATCCCCAATGCCATTTACATTATGGACAAAGCATACATTGATTTTAAAGCGTTGTATCACCTGCATGAGTTGGGAGCTTTCTTTATTTCAAGAGCAAAGACTACCATGGACTATTCGGTGGTTGAAAGCAATCTCAATATCGACGAAAGCTCCGGATTAAGAAGCGATAAAATCATCGAGCTCAATGGATATAAATCAAAACAGCTTTATTCGGCACCATTACGGTTAGTTGAGTTTTTTGATAGTGAGAATGATGTAATTCTTACTTTCTTAACCAACAACCTTGATGCCTCTGCTCTTGAAGTGGCAAATCTGTATCGGAACAGGTGGCAAATCGAAGTGTTTTTCAAATGGATAAAACAAAACTTAACCATTAAAACACTTTGGGGGCACTCAGAAAATGCTGTAAACATACATGTTTGGGTTGCAATCTGCACTTATCTGCTAGTAGCAAAAGTTAAGCATGCGCTAAAAAGCAATCTCACCATCTATGAAATATTACAGATTTTAAGCATCTCAGTATTTGATAAAACCCCTATGCGAGAGTTGCTCACAGAATATCAAACAAATCAAAATATCAAAGAACAAAGAAATTTATTTAGTGACTAA
- a CDS encoding serine hydrolase domain-containing protein translates to MKRQIILTTLLISIFYSARAQNDSVIDSLLNQYVLSSTNKDAGILVGVIDCNTDSVKTFSKGAIDKGNDLRLMCPGSKPVISYLILKNGLNIQSTIDKWFPLKQGYQKSDKITIKMLLSNTSGIKDYVRLLFNCKQAGSVQFTIDTAYKNKELAFNPGDSVLYSNTGFNIVGTILEKETKKTVDELISENFKGISPSIRMDNGHGSYPKGYANPWPYHYSLSGYSGGMIGTIDDYLRMMAFISKQPEFKIMTDWVKVVNGWNYGLGIEGEGNRIIYPGNSGANLSWLVKVDSKIIYIHTANDLDNNRFQGFLNNVIPLLTKL, encoded by the coding sequence ATGAAACGACAAATTATTCTGACAACATTGCTAATTTCTATTTTCTATAGCGCAAGGGCTCAAAATGATTCCGTAATAGATAGTTTATTGAATCAGTATGTTTTATCATCGACAAATAAGGATGCTGGAATACTTGTTGGTGTTATTGATTGCAATACGGATAGTGTAAAAACATTTTCAAAAGGAGCAATTGACAAGGGAAATGATTTACGACTAATGTGTCCTGGTTCTAAACCTGTAATTAGCTATTTAATTCTAAAAAATGGGTTGAATATTCAATCTACGATTGATAAGTGGTTTCCGTTAAAACAAGGTTATCAAAAGTCTGACAAAATCACGATTAAAATGTTGTTGTCAAATACCAGTGGAATAAAGGATTATGTTAGATTGTTATTTAATTGTAAACAAGCAGGTAGTGTTCAATTCACAATTGATACTGCATATAAAAACAAGGAGTTAGCTTTTAATCCGGGAGATTCAGTTTTGTATTCGAACACGGGCTTTAACATTGTAGGAACTATTCTTGAAAAGGAAACCAAGAAAACAGTTGATGAATTAATATCAGAAAATTTTAAAGGAATATCACCTTCAATAAGGATGGATAATGGACATGGTAGTTATCCAAAAGGATACGCGAATCCTTGGCCATATCACTATAGCTTATCTGGATATTCTGGTGGTATGATTGGAACAATTGATGATTATTTAAGAATGATGGCCTTTATAAGTAAACAACCAGAATTTAAAATAATGACGGATTGGGTTAAGGTTGTAAATGGATGGAATTATGGTCTAGGAATTGAAGGTGAAGGGAATAGGATAATATATCCTGGTAATTCTGGTGCAAACCTATCTTGGTTAGTTAAGGTTGATTCGAAGATTATCTATATTCATACAGCAAATGATCTAGATAATAACAGGTTTCAAGGGTTCTTAAACAATGTGATTCCATTACTTACGAAACTTTAA